In Daphnia magna isolate NIES linkage group LG6, ASM2063170v1.1, whole genome shotgun sequence, the following are encoded in one genomic region:
- the LOC123473943 gene encoding proteasome assembly chaperone 3-like: protein MEGVAGRFPVQTKAETIEINGKATEVVISKFSDKLFIILTQYGKVGNLVEVRRDVAQKEDPSSAVYGVRVLLGRDDEEIHVAARFLVNFISTPHSILFALSLKDYQPKTLRQIGEFLKLHPSLATSS, encoded by the exons ATGGAAGGTGTAGCGGGAAGATTTCCCGTCCAGACCAAAGCTGAAACAATCGAGATTAACGGAAAAGCTACAGAAGTTGTTATTTCAAAGTTTAG CGACAAGTTATTCATTATCCTTACACAATACGGCAAGGTTGGTAATTTAGTTGAAGTACGCCGAGACGTAGCGCAGAAAGAGGATCCATCCAGTGCTGTTTACGGTGTTCG AGTTTTACTCGGCCGAGACGACGAAGAAATCCACGTTGCGGCGCGTTTCTTGGTGAACTTCATTTCGACACCTCACAGCATATTGTTTGCTCTGTCGCTCAAAGACTATCAGCCGAAAACTTTGCGCCAAATTGGCGAATTTCTTAAGCTCCACCCTTCGCTTGCAACATCCTCTTAG
- the LOC123473829 gene encoding tRNA wybutosine-synthesizing protein 5-like, translated as MGDKKIIPIPVYNDVSFELFNEIHSRRSPAILRGLNIGSCLGKWTAEYLSQIVGNKPVKIHVSETGQMNFLTKNFQYKTMPFDQLIKRSSSNQHEDYFLTNTEVYYLRALGTDSRGREVANMENHYPELYQDFQIPQFLEASSIFSSVLRVASKGVQLWTHYDVMDNLLVQVTGKKRAVLYSPEDISYLYLEGDKSQVVDIDNPNLERFPEFVKATAHECIMEPGDILFIPALWFHNMTSLNFSVAVNVFWRNLSPDVYDKKDPYGNKDPLPASKALEMVESALKHLSLLPDEYQRFYKRRIVSRVQKNL; from the exons ATGGgtgataaaaaaatcattccaATACCTGTTTACAATGATGTCTCATTTGAACTCTTTAACGAGATTCATTCTAGAAGAAGCCCTGCAATCCTTAGGGGATTAAACATTGGAAGTTGTCTAGGAAAGTGGACAGCTGAATATCTTTCACAAATTGTTGGGAATAAGCCAGTAAAGATTCATGTATCTGAAACTGGGCAGATgaattttttaacaaaaaattttcagtATAAAACAATGCCATTTGATCAACTAATCAAAAGGTCTTCATCAAATCAGCACGAAGATTATTTTCTAACAAACACAGAAGTATACTATTTGAGAGCTCTTGGAACTGACTCAAGAGGAAGAGAGGTTGCAAACATGGAGAATCACTATCCAGAGCTTTACCAAGATTTTCAAATTCCTCAATTCTTGGAAGCAAGTTCAATTTTTTCTAGTGTACTAAGGGTGGCATCGAAAGGGGTTCAATTATGGACACATTATGATGTCATGGATAACCTACTTGTCCAAGTTACTGGCAAGAAACGAGCTGTCCTCTACTCTCCAGAAGATATTTCATACCTCTATTTAGAAGGCGACAAATCTCAAGTTGTCGATATTGACAATCCGAACCTGGAACGTTTTCCTGAATTCGTCAAAGCCACTGCGCACGAATGTATCATGGAGCCCGGTGACATTCTTTTCATCCCGGCTCTATGGTTTCACAATATGACATCCCTCAATTTCTCCGTAGCAGTCAACGTTTTTTGGCGAAACTTGAGTCCAGATGTGTACGATAAAAAAGACCCATACGGCAACAAAGACCCTCTTCCGGCCTCAAAA GCGTTGGAGATGGTTGAATCTGCCTTGAAGCACCTGTCTCTGCTGCCAGATGAGTACCAACGTTTTTACAAGAGGAGAATCGTTTCTCGAGTCCAAAAAAATCTTTGA
- the LOC116925818 gene encoding mediator of RNA polymerase II transcription subunit 7: MSETAQVSSLPLPPMQYVTLFSEENTKRGRTPRPPPPITDNYSMFGNPYNTDDAVIRPLESQNIRRLYPNNYDHRRELKKLNHSITASFLDLVDICIRNPESEARATKIDDLTLLFIHMHHLVNEFRPHQARETLRVMLEQQKRQRLEIAERFRRHFDKAWELVQQAISTIPEPTESNIKLLIDIERVQPSEGNLNNQACGNGCVEEDRVLCQIIDLL, translated from the exons atgtcagAAACGGCTCAAGTCAGCTCGCTTCCCTTACCGCCCATGCAGTATGTCACTCTTTTCAGTGAAGAAAACACTAAAAGAGGGCGAACGCCCAGACCACCTCCTCCGATAACAGATAATTATTCCATGTTCGGCAATCCATATAATACAGACGATGCTGTTATTCGACCTCTTGAAAGCCAG AACATAAGGCGACTGTATCCCAACAATTATGACCACCGAagagaactaaaaaaattgaatcattCAATAACTGCTAGTTTTTTAGACTTGGTTGATATCTGCATTCGGAATCCTGAATCAGAAGCAAGAGCAACAAAAATTGATGACCTCACATTACTATTTATTCACATGCATCATTTGGTTAATGAATTCCGTCCTCACCAAGCCAGAGAAACTCTTAGGGTCATGCTTGAGCAGCAAAAACGACAAAGATTGGAAATTGCTGAGCGTTTCAGAAGGCATTTCGACAAAGCATGGGAATTAGTTCAACAGGCTATTAGCACAATCCCGGAACCAACAGAAAGCAACATCAAGCTTCTTATAGATATTGAAAGAGTTCAACCTTCAGAAGGCAATTTAAACAATCAAGCTTGTGGAAATGGATGTGTAGAGGAAGATAGAGTCCTTTGTCAAATCATTGATTTGTTATGA
- the LOC116925802 gene encoding tyrosine-protein kinase Btk29A isoform X1, whose translation MFKSSAKPLAGEVKKQGNLVKRSQNKKRFSLVNYKSRWFVLTTKFLAYYEGECENRKGKEKGRVDLQTVKVVEAVDQAPDTPAIGPLANFTGSIPSDLKGSPAFQIVYNPYECNEGCSATDLTLCIFTPTQQERDTWLWNIRVVVKDSAPLVNVYHPALWGNRSYLCCGSTQRSTSKATNGCRSVTWSPNTLQHMGINFSNIIHHPSPSPSPVAKPANGAEVETMVKPAAIKPTTESHPAIVGDVVPASPSTSHNAIVALGSSIPTEPTIVPKKVVALYPFQAIESGDISLEKGEEYEVVDDSQEHWWKVRDKFGGIGYIPSNYVKEKELIGLQKYDWYVGDMSRQRAENVLKHEDREGCFVIRNSSTKGMYTLSLFTKIPTPQVKHYHIKQNSKLEFFLSEKHCCPTIAELVNYHRHNSGGLACRLKMPPVGDRSIPATAGLSHDKWEIDPSELTLLEELGSGQFGVVRRGKWRAKMEVAIKMMKEGTMSEDDFIDEAKVMTKLQHQNLVQLYGVCTKHRPIFIVTEYLKHGSLLMYLRKHETTLTGNYGMLLDTCIQVCKGMAYLERHNYIHRDLAARNCLVGVENVVKVADFGLARYVLDDEYTSSGGAKFPIKWAPPEVLHYTRFSSKSDVWAYGVLMWEVFTCGKMPYGRLKNAEVVERVQRGIVLERPPRCPEKIYAVMQMCWAHNADDRPSFRGLKDELKLLELD comes from the exons ATGTTTAAAAGCTCTGCCAAACCTCTTGCAGGTGAGGTCAAAAAGCAAGGCAATTTAGTGAAAAGATCACAGAACAAGAAAAGGTTTAGTTTAGTCAACTACAAGAGTCGATGGTTCGTCCTTACCACAAAGTTCCTCGCCTACTACGAGGGCGAATGCGAG AATCgcaaaggaaaagaaaagggacgTGTCGACCTCCAAACAGTGAAAGTTGTGGAAGCTGTTGATCAAGCACCTGACACACCTGCTATCGGTCCATTGGCAAATTTTACAGGTTCAATCCCAAGTGATTTGAAGGGCTCCCCAGCTTTTCAGATAGTGTACAATCCTTATGAGTGTAATGAAGGTTGTAGTGCAACAGATTTGACACTTTGCATCTTCACTCCAACTCAGCAAGAAAGGGACACTTGGCTTTGGAATATCAGAGTCG TGGTCAAAGACAGTGCACCTCTTGTGAATGTGTATCACCCTGCCCTGTGGGGGAATAGAAGTTATCTCTGCTGTGGATCGACCCAAAGGTCCACATCTAAGGCGACCAACGGTTGCCGTTCTGTAACCTGGTCCCCCAATACACTTCAACACATGGGCATCAATTTCAGCAACATTATTCACCATCCGTCCCCTTCACCAAGTCCTGTCGCAAAACCCGCGAATGGGGCTGAAGTTGAGACGATGGTCAAACCTGCGGCGATCAAACCCACGACGGAAAGCCATCCGGCGATCGTCGGGGATGTTGTTCCTGCATCCCCCTCCACTTCTCACAACGCCATCGTCGCTTTAG GTTCTTCCATTCCAACAGAACCCACCATCGTGCCCAAGAAG GTTGTGGCCCTTTATCCATTCCAGGCTATCGAAAGCGGGGACATATCTCTAGAAAAG GGCGAAGAATACGAAGTGGTTGACGATTCTCAGGAACACTGGTGGAAAGTGCGCGATAAATTCGG AGGAATCGGCTACATTCCATCCAATTATGTAAAGGAGAAGGAACTCATTGGGTTGCAAAAATATGA TTGGTACGTAGGAGATATGTCCCGCCAGCGGGCGGAAAACGTGCTAAAACACGAAGATCGCGAAGGTTGTTTTGTCATCCGAAATTCTTCCACCAAGGGAATGTATACCCTCTCCTTGTTCACAAAAAT ACCCACCCCACAAGTCAAGCATTATCACATCAAACAAAACAGCAAGCTGGAGTTTTTCTTATCGGAGAAACACTGTTGTCCCACGATCGCCGAGCTGGTCAACTATCATCG TCACAATAGCGGTGGATTGGCCTGCCGGTTAAAAATGCCACCAGTGGGCGATAGATCCATCCCAGCCACAGCGGGATTGAGTCACGACAAATGGGAGATCGACCCGTCCGAGTTGACCTTATTAGAAGAACTGGGTTCTGGCCAGTTTGGCGTTGTGAGAAGAGGAAAGTGGCGTGCCAAAATGGAAGTCGCTATCAAAATGATGAAAGAAGGGACCATGAGCGAAGATGACTTTATAGACGAAGCCAAAGTCATGAC GAAGTTGCAGCATCAGAATTTGGTGCAGCTGTACGGCGTTTGCACTAAGCATCGGCCTATATTTATCGTGACCGAATACCTCAAGCACGGTTCTTTACTGATGTACTTGCGGAAGCATGAAACCACACTGACAGGAAATTACGGCATGCTCCTTGATACTTGCATACAG GTCTGCAAGGGTATGGCTTATCTGGAGCGCCATAATTACATTCATCGTGACTTAGCCGCTAGGAATTGTCTAGTGGGTGTGGAGAACGTTGTGAAAGTAGCCGATTTTGGGCTAGCAAG GTACGTGTTGGATGATGAATACACAAGTAGCGGCGGAGCCAAGTTTCCCATAAAATGGGCCCCTCCGGAAGTGCTACACTACACGAGATTTTCTTCCAAATCCGACGTTTGGGCTTATG GTGTGCTGATGTGGGAAGTTTTCACCTGCGGGAAAATGCCCTACGGACGGTTGAAAAATGCTGAAGTTGTGGAACGCGTTCAGCGTGGTATTGTGCTAGAGAGGCCGCCGCGATGTCCAGAAAAAATATACGCG GTGATGCAAATGTGCTGGGCACACAACGCTGATGATCGTCCATCCTTTCGAGGGCTTAAAGATGAACTCAAACTGCTTGAACTCGACTAA
- the LOC116925802 gene encoding tyrosine-protein kinase Btk29A isoform X2 yields the protein MRIFDCHWPLWSTMTSDTLTYKCSESRWTQGSSIPTEPTIVPKKVVALYPFQAIESGDISLEKGEEYEVVDDSQEHWWKVRDKFGGIGYIPSNYVKEKELIGLQKYDWYVGDMSRQRAENVLKHEDREGCFVIRNSSTKGMYTLSLFTKIPTPQVKHYHIKQNSKLEFFLSEKHCCPTIAELVNYHRHNSGGLACRLKMPPVGDRSIPATAGLSHDKWEIDPSELTLLEELGSGQFGVVRRGKWRAKMEVAIKMMKEGTMSEDDFIDEAKVMTKLQHQNLVQLYGVCTKHRPIFIVTEYLKHGSLLMYLRKHETTLTGNYGMLLDTCIQVCKGMAYLERHNYIHRDLAARNCLVGVENVVKVADFGLARYVLDDEYTSSGGAKFPIKWAPPEVLHYTRFSSKSDVWAYGVLMWEVFTCGKMPYGRLKNAEVVERVQRGIVLERPPRCPEKIYAVMQMCWAHNADDRPSFRGLKDELKLLELD from the exons ATGCGCATTTTTGACTGCCATTGGCCACTTTGGTCTACCATGACTTCGGATACTCTTACTTATAAGTGCAGCGAAAGTAGATGGACTCAAG GTTCTTCCATTCCAACAGAACCCACCATCGTGCCCAAGAAG GTTGTGGCCCTTTATCCATTCCAGGCTATCGAAAGCGGGGACATATCTCTAGAAAAG GGCGAAGAATACGAAGTGGTTGACGATTCTCAGGAACACTGGTGGAAAGTGCGCGATAAATTCGG AGGAATCGGCTACATTCCATCCAATTATGTAAAGGAGAAGGAACTCATTGGGTTGCAAAAATATGA TTGGTACGTAGGAGATATGTCCCGCCAGCGGGCGGAAAACGTGCTAAAACACGAAGATCGCGAAGGTTGTTTTGTCATCCGAAATTCTTCCACCAAGGGAATGTATACCCTCTCCTTGTTCACAAAAAT ACCCACCCCACAAGTCAAGCATTATCACATCAAACAAAACAGCAAGCTGGAGTTTTTCTTATCGGAGAAACACTGTTGTCCCACGATCGCCGAGCTGGTCAACTATCATCG TCACAATAGCGGTGGATTGGCCTGCCGGTTAAAAATGCCACCAGTGGGCGATAGATCCATCCCAGCCACAGCGGGATTGAGTCACGACAAATGGGAGATCGACCCGTCCGAGTTGACCTTATTAGAAGAACTGGGTTCTGGCCAGTTTGGCGTTGTGAGAAGAGGAAAGTGGCGTGCCAAAATGGAAGTCGCTATCAAAATGATGAAAGAAGGGACCATGAGCGAAGATGACTTTATAGACGAAGCCAAAGTCATGAC GAAGTTGCAGCATCAGAATTTGGTGCAGCTGTACGGCGTTTGCACTAAGCATCGGCCTATATTTATCGTGACCGAATACCTCAAGCACGGTTCTTTACTGATGTACTTGCGGAAGCATGAAACCACACTGACAGGAAATTACGGCATGCTCCTTGATACTTGCATACAG GTCTGCAAGGGTATGGCTTATCTGGAGCGCCATAATTACATTCATCGTGACTTAGCCGCTAGGAATTGTCTAGTGGGTGTGGAGAACGTTGTGAAAGTAGCCGATTTTGGGCTAGCAAG GTACGTGTTGGATGATGAATACACAAGTAGCGGCGGAGCCAAGTTTCCCATAAAATGGGCCCCTCCGGAAGTGCTACACTACACGAGATTTTCTTCCAAATCCGACGTTTGGGCTTATG GTGTGCTGATGTGGGAAGTTTTCACCTGCGGGAAAATGCCCTACGGACGGTTGAAAAATGCTGAAGTTGTGGAACGCGTTCAGCGTGGTATTGTGCTAGAGAGGCCGCCGCGATGTCCAGAAAAAATATACGCG GTGATGCAAATGTGCTGGGCACACAACGCTGATGATCGTCCATCCTTTCGAGGGCTTAAAGATGAACTCAAACTGCTTGAACTCGACTAA
- the LOC116925812 gene encoding 26S proteasome non-ATPase regulatory subunit 13, translated as MRDVAKYLSSKQNTVDQELAAEWAKLESLYNKKLWHQLTIEMLDFVKHPSLQSNNELVQLYENFVADFENKINLLSLTEMCAVIVKQMGTPEDRLSFLKQLQEKVKANKEALALCKVLSGGIILHEKGDQAETKNIMEEIEKILDDTDGITPVHGRYYSLCSDFYRIYGKHADFYRASLRYLGCIELTSLSAAEQKSQAFHLGIAALLGEGIYNLGELLAHPVLESLKNQEESWLVDLLFIMNAGDIAGFHKLRPRWSSQADLVTNERIVLQKITLLALMEMTFKRPATKRNLSFKDIAASTGAREDEVELLVMKALAQGLLKGTIDQVDSIAHFTWVQPRVLDKTQLSSMMTRLENWCKDIESVETLVETKANDILTM; from the exons ATGAGGGACGTCGCAAAATATCTGAGCTCCAAGCAAAATACTGTAGATCAAGAACTAGCAGCAGAATGGGCTAAGCTGGAAAGCCTTTACAACAAGAAACTATGGCATCAGCTTACCATCGAAATGCTCGATTTCGTCAAGCATCCGAGCTTACAGTCAAATAACGAACTTGTACAGCTTTACGAAAATTTCGTGGCCGACTTTGAGAACAA AATTAATCTTCTCTCTCTTACGGAGATGTGTGCTGTGATTGTGAAGCAAATGGGAACTCCTGAAGACCGTTTGTCCTTCCTTAAGCAGCTTCAAGAAAAAGTCAAGGCAAATAAAGAAGCATTGGCACTTTGTAAAGTTCTAAGTGGAGGCATAATCTTACATGAAAAAGGAGACCAGGCTGAAACTAAGAATATCAtggaagaaattgaaaaaattcttGATGATACAGATGGAATAACTCCTGTACATGGCAGATATTACTCACTTTGCAGCGATTTCTACCGTATTTATGGGAAACATGCTGACTTTTACCGTGCATCTCTGAG GTATCTGGGTTGTATCGAACTTACAAGTTTAAGTGCTGCAGAACAGAAAAGTCAAGCCTTTCATCTTGGAATTGCTGCCTTACTTGGAGAGGGAATTTACAATCTTGGGGAATTG CTGGCACATCCTGTCTTGGAATCACTGAAAAACCAGGAAGAAAGCTGGCTGGTGGACTTGTTATTCATAATGAATGCTGGTGACATTGCAGGTTTTCACAAACTAAGACCAAGATGGTCATCGCAAGCAGATCTCGTCACAAATGAACGTATTGTGTTGCAGAAGATTACGCTTTTAGCACTCATGGAG ATGACTTTCAAGCGTCCCGCAACTAAACGCAATTTGTCATTCAAAGACATTGCTGCTAGCACGGGAGCACGGGAAGATGAAGTTGAATTGCTAGTAATGAAGGCATTGGCACAAGGGCTCTTGAAAGGTACGATCGACCAGGTTGATTCTATTGCCCATTTCACCTGGGTTCAACCGCGTGTCCTTGATAAAACAcag CTGTCTTCTATGATGACACGATTGGAGAACTGGTGTAAAGATATTGAATCAGTGGAAACTCTGGTTGAAACTAAAGCAAACGACATATTAACCATGTAA
- the LOC116925798 gene encoding exosome complex exonuclease RRP44 → MDMLTSKIFLRKTKRGKVLKVVREHYLRDDLWCGSDLCKKCNQENSEVLDDAPISSSTLCACPHYVVVDTNVVLHQIDVLESPAWKNVIVLQTVLEETRKRSTNNFKKLKEIMATRKDSFYVFVNEHHKDTYVERKPGESANDRNDRAIRKACSWYQTHLEESQQGREKKKKVQIILLTQDFKNREQALKEGIPAYRVDEYVKSLKDFPDLQEKLAASHSDDNAENREPLFPEHWAPTRIMTGIKSGKLLQGIFHCSRENFLEGSVSVEGQDKSILLQGHASLNRAVDGDIVAVELLPEDKWTSPSGIVLEDQEDQDPGDQIEKEEALLTNSTKGKDLQPTGKIVGIIRRKWRQYCGILLPSVLAEGTRHLFVPAERKIPKIRIETRQAATLSSQKIIVAIDSWPRTSRYPLGHFVRALGNIGDKDTENEVLLLEHDVPHHSFPETVLACLPSMPWMISQEEVKRREDLRNLDICSVDPPGCTDIDDALHFRELSPNLYEIGVHIADVSHFVRPDTALDKEAANRGTTVYLVDRRIDMVPELLSSNLCSLRPDQERLAFSVIWEVTPNAEIKKTRFTKSVIRSRRAYTYAEAQCSIDDPLQQNELAKSLRGLNKLAKIMKKNRMEKGALQLSSPEIRFEVSTETNDPIDVISKPMLDTNSMVEEFMLLANISVAEHIFKHFPECAVLRRHPVPPESNFEPFLKAGKTQGFTLDVSSNKSLAASLDAAVKPDNVYMNTMLRILATRCMMQAVYFSSGTVAQVDFYHYGLAAPIYTHFTSPIRRYADLLVHRLLAVAISADVTYAELLDRKCVQQLCNNLNYRHKMSQYAQRSSVALHTHLFFRHRVQDEDAYVLSVRQNALQVLIPKYGLEGSIYLKEKDEDSKSAFIYNPDEPSQTCDNITIRTFDRIVVQVSLDSKYVQHQKIAVHLVQPQIAGLSVEPIKTVNVSEPTPKKLKSGN, encoded by the exons ATGGACATGCTTACTAGCAAAATATTTTTACGAAAAACGAAGAGAG GAAAGGTTCTAAAAGTTGTTCGAGAACATTATCTTCGAGATGATCTTTGGTGTGGTTCTGATCTGTGTAAAAAATGCAATCAGGAAAACAGTGAAGTACTAGACGATGCGCCTATTTCATCTAGCACACTTTGTGCATGTCCACATTATGTTGTGGTAGACACCAATGTTGTACTTCATCAG ATTGATGTTCTTGAAAGTCCAGCATGGAAAAATGTCATTGTGTTGCAAACCGTATTGGAAGAAACAAGGAAACGTAGtacaaataattttaaaaaattaaaagagaTCATGGCAACCAGAAAAGATAGCTTCTACGTGTTTGTCAATGAACACCACAA GGACACATATGTAGAAAGAAAACCTGGTGAAAGTGCAAATGATCGAAATGACAGAGCAATACGAAAAGCATGCAGCTGGTATCAGACTCACTTGGAAGAAAGTCAACAAggaagggaaaagaagaaaaaggtcCAAATTATTCTTTTGACTCAGGATTTCAAGAACAGAGAACAAGCATTAAAAGAAGGAATACCAGCTTATAGGG TGGATGAATATGTTAAAAGCCTGAAAGATTTCCCTGATCTCCAAGAAAAATTAGCGGCATCGCATTCCGATGATAATGCCGAGAACCGGGAACCTTTGTTTCCCGAGCATTGGGCGCCTACCCGAATAATGACTGGAATAAAATCTGGCAAACTACTTCAAGGAATTTTTCATTGTTCCAG GGAAAATTTCTTGGAAGGGTCTGTCAGTGTTGAGGGGCAAGATAAATCCATTCTTCTGCAAGGCCATGCCAGTTTAAACCGTGCAGTTGATGGAGATATTGTTGCCGTAGAATTATTACCAG AGGACAAATGGACGTCGCCTAGTGGTATTGTTCTGGAGGATCAAGAGGACCAAGATCCCG GTGATCaaattgaaaaggaagaagcgCTATTAACCAATAGCACCAAGGGCAAGGATCTTCAACCCACTG GCAAAATCGTTGGAATTATTCGTCGCAAGTGGCGCCAGTATTGCGGAATATTGCTTCCGAGTGTGCTTGCCGAAGGAACTCGACATCTATTCGTTCCTGccgaaagaaaaattccaaaaattcGAATCGAAACGCGACAAGCTGCAACATTGTCttcgcaaaaaattattgttgCCATTGATTCATGGCCTCGTACTTCCAGATATCCACTTGGTCACTTTGTTCGTGCCCTGGGTAATATTGGTGATAAGGATACCGAAAATGAG gtTCTGTTATTGGAGCATG ATGTACCACATCACAGCTTCCCGGAAACAGTACTGGCGTGTTTGCCTTCCATGCCCTGGATGATAAGCCAAGAGGAAGTGAAACGTCGTGAAGACTTACGGAACCTGGATATTTGCAGTGTTGATCCCCCTGGATGTACAGACATTGATGACGCGCTCCATTTCAGAGAATTATCGCCAAACTTATACGAAATTGGAGTTCATATTGCGGACGTGTCTCATTTCGTTCGGCCAGATACTGCCCTGGATAAAGAAGCTGCCAATAG AGGAACGACAGTTTACCTTGTTGACCGCCGAATCGACATGGTCCCCGAACTTCTAAGTTCCAATCTTTGTTCTTTAAGACCAGACCAGGAGCGCCTTGCGTTTTCTGTCATTTGGGAAGTGACTCCAAAtgctgaaattaaaaaaactcgCTTCACTAAAAGTGTAATCCGTTCCCGTCGAGCTTATACTTATGCTGAGGCTCAGTGTAGTATTGATGACCCGCTTCAGCAAAATGAGTTGGCTAAAAGTCTCCGTGGATTAAACAAGTTGgccaaaataatgaaaaaaaatcgaatggAAAAAGG TGCATTACAATTATCAAGCCCGGAGATCAGGTTTGAGGTGAGCACCGAAACAAACGACCCTATTGATGTAATTTCAAAGCCTATGCTTGATACCAATAGCATGGTGGAAGAATTCATGTTGTTGGCCAATATTTCGGTAGCAGAACATATTTTCAAGCATTTCCCAGAATGTGCTGTTCTCCGCCGTCATCCCGTCCCTCCTGAATCAAACTTTGAACCATTCTTGAAAGCAGGAAAGACACAG GGATTCACGTTAGACGTTAGTAGCAACAAATCGTTGGCCGCTTCACTGGATGCAGCTGTCAAACCGGATAATGTGTACATGAACACCATGTTGCGTATTTTGGCAACGCGTTGCATGATGCAAGCAGTCTATTTTAGCAGCGGAACTGTTGCTCAAGTAGATTTTTATCATTATGGTTTAGCTGCACCAATTTACACCCATTTCACATCTCCCATTCGCAG ATATGCAGACTTGCTGGTCCATCGGCTCTTGGCGGTAGCCATTAGTGCTGATGTGACATACGCTGAGTTGCTTGACCGAAAATGCGTTCAACAGTTGTGCAATAATCTTAATTATCGGCACAAAATGTCGCAGTATGCACAACGATCTTCAGTTGCACTACACACTCACTTGTTCTTCCGCCACCGTGTCCAGGATGAAGACGCCTATGTTCTTTCCGTTCGTCAGAATGCTCTGCAAGTCCTTATTCCAAAGTATGGGCTGGAAGGCTCCATTTATCTTAAAGAGAAGGATGAAGATTCTAAGTCCGCCTTCATCTACAATCCAGAC GAGCCTTCTCAAACTTGTGACAACATAACTATTCGAACATTTGATCGTATTGTGGTGCAAGTGAGCCTCGATTCAAAGTATGTTCAACATCAGAAAATAGCCGTTCATCTAGTTCAACCTCAA ATCGCAGGATTGTCTGTTGAACCTATTAAAACTGTGAACGTTAGTGAACCTACTCCTAAAAAGTTAAAATCAGGAAACTGA
- the LOC116925809 gene encoding cyclin G produces the protein MEVPMDVAGGKSSCPDVSLLMQNLQQALALEAKFQPKLQLPSTASNTGESSEITSAMRDGAAHVLRCLKVWYDLPSAVLLDALNMMDRFMSRMKARPKHLSCIAISSFHLAACQWVERVKKNSGETSSIPGPLQVVPEPQDLVTISQCKCTAGDINRMEKIVEAKLACLPQEEPVTTLTFLNLYHALLSTTLPIALQPDLLILSCKLETICCDANYAAFPSSVLAFALLFVEMKCHQTAIEVIIRDVLLELQRLAQVKDDMLNECVRMVSSIMAPYDGYAQSNPSHRQRLTWKLSRRTLKQLRPTEKLVNVLPTIEENRQFGQVQKRSRRSRLTPHKVRPVSPGAVLSSLPLPFPTKEDLTSFFDNFVAASPYTFRFLYGLEEESPSTA, from the exons ATGGAAGTCCCAATGGATGTAGCTGGGGGCAAAAGTTCTTGTCCTGATGTATCACTACTGATGCAAAACCTGCAACAAGCCTTGGCCCTTGAAGCTAAATTTCAACCTAAGCTTCAACTTCCATCAACAGCCAGCAACACAGGA GAGAGCAGTGAAATCACATCTGCTATGAGAGATGGAGCTGCCCATGTTCTCCGCTGTTTGAAGGTCTGGTATGATCTTCCTTCTGCAGTCCTACTGGATGCACTGAACATGATGGACCGGTTCATGAGTCGCATGAAAGCTCGTCCCAAACACCTTTCATGCATTGCAATCAGTTCCTTCCATCTTGCAGCTTGCCAGTGGGTAGAGAGGGTTAAGAAGAACAGTGGTGAAACATCTTCCATCCCAGGACCGTTGCAG GTTGTTCCTGAACCTCAAGATCTGGTAACAATATCTCAGTGCAAATGTACCGCCGGAGACATAAACCGGATGGAAAAAATCGTTGAGGCGAAGTTGGCTTGTCTGCCCCAGGAAGAACCAGTTACGACTTTAACATTCCTCAACTTGTATCACGCACTGTTGTCGACGACTTTACCTATCGCGCTTCAACCTGATCTTCTGATCCTTTCTTGCAAGCTGGAGACTATTTGTTGCGACGCAAATTATGCTGCCTTCCCCTCGTCTGTTTTGGCTTTTGCTCTTCTGTTCGTTGAAATGAAGTGTCATCAAACAGCCATTGAGGTCATTATCCGAGATGTTTTACTCGAATTACAGCGACTTGCTCAG GTTAAAGATGACATGTTGAACGAATGTGTCAGGATGGTATCTTCGATTATGGCACCATATGATGGCTACGCCCAAAGCAATCCGTCTCATCGCCAACGACTTACCTGGAAATTGTCCAGGCGCACTTTAAAGCAATTACGGCCAACTGAAAAGTTAGTTAATGTTTTACCTACCATTGAAGAGAATCGCCAGTTTGGCCAGGTACAGAAACGCAGTCGCCGTTCACGTCTTACTCCGCACAAGGTGCGTCCTGTCTCCCCGGGTGCGGTTTTGTCTTCTCTGCCTCTGCCCTTTCCGACCAAAGAAGACTTAACGTCATTCTTCGACAATTTCGTTGCTGCTTCACCTTATACTTTTAGATTTCTTTATGGTCTTGAGGAAGAAAGTCCTTCTACTGCTTGA